One window from the genome of Cryobacterium sp. GrIS_2_6 encodes:
- a CDS encoding APC family permease → MTLTKDPTASVGTLPAERSLTGSLGVTSIVLMVVAAAAPLTVIGGSAPLGILLGNGVGFPSMFAIAAIVLLFFSVGLAAMTRHVPKPGAFFTFVNYGLGKPAGLATAFLALLTYTTIQVSVYGYVGYILSVTLTGLGAPDLPWYLYSLAAVALVGFLGYRHIDLSSKVLGVLLLGEVGVVLALVVAVVVNGGPEGLSMAPFEPNNVLTGSPAIGLMFAIAAFIGFESTAIFRDEAKDPGRTIPRATYVAVIGIGVFYTLASWALVMAWGPSGVVAQAAENPGAMILITTLAYLGPIGQVVMNVLLITSMFACVLSFHNVITRYQHSMSNARVLPDFLGRVHTKHSAPHLSSIVQTATAAILTILFAVLGLDPVLQVFTWFSGVATLAIAVLMAVTSVAVVVYFARTKKDRRLWNTVIAPVLGLLGLLGAAVLIATNFPFLVGDVDADGAPVFGVVSAVLLGLVVLFPLGGLVQALILKRTNRVAYDQITDAIGG, encoded by the coding sequence ATGACCCTCACGAAAGATCCAACGGCATCCGTGGGCACACTGCCCGCCGAACGTTCCCTGACCGGTTCCCTCGGCGTCACGTCGATCGTGCTGATGGTCGTGGCCGCCGCAGCGCCGCTCACCGTCATCGGCGGCTCGGCTCCGCTCGGCATCCTGCTCGGCAACGGGGTCGGATTCCCCTCGATGTTCGCCATCGCGGCGATCGTCCTGCTCTTCTTCTCCGTCGGCCTCGCCGCGATGACCAGGCACGTGCCGAAGCCCGGCGCGTTCTTCACCTTCGTGAACTACGGCCTCGGCAAGCCGGCCGGCCTCGCGACGGCCTTCCTCGCGCTTCTCACATACACGACCATCCAGGTCTCGGTCTACGGGTACGTCGGCTACATTCTGAGCGTCACGCTCACGGGCCTCGGCGCACCGGACCTGCCCTGGTACCTCTACTCGCTCGCGGCCGTCGCCCTCGTCGGGTTCCTCGGCTACCGGCACATCGACCTGAGCTCGAAGGTGCTCGGGGTGCTCCTGCTCGGCGAGGTCGGCGTCGTGCTCGCGCTCGTCGTCGCGGTGGTCGTCAACGGCGGCCCTGAGGGCCTGTCGATGGCGCCCTTCGAGCCGAACAACGTGCTCACCGGCTCCCCGGCGATCGGCCTGATGTTCGCGATCGCCGCCTTCATCGGCTTCGAGTCCACCGCGATCTTCCGCGATGAGGCGAAGGACCCCGGCCGCACCATCCCGCGGGCCACCTACGTCGCCGTGATCGGCATCGGCGTCTTCTACACACTCGCGTCCTGGGCGCTCGTGATGGCGTGGGGACCGAGCGGCGTCGTCGCCCAGGCCGCGGAGAACCCGGGCGCGATGATCCTGATCACGACCCTCGCCTACCTCGGACCGATCGGGCAGGTCGTGATGAACGTGCTGCTCATCACGAGCATGTTCGCGTGCGTGCTGTCCTTCCACAACGTGATCACCCGCTACCAGCACTCGATGTCCAACGCCCGGGTCCTTCCCGACTTCCTCGGCCGGGTGCACACGAAGCACTCCGCACCCCACCTCTCCTCGATCGTGCAGACCGCGACAGCCGCGATCCTGACGATCCTGTTCGCGGTGCTCGGCCTCGACCCGGTGCTCCAGGTCTTCACCTGGTTCTCCGGCGTCGCGACCCTCGCGATCGCCGTCCTGATGGCCGTCACGAGCGTCGCGGTCGTCGTCTACTTCGCCCGCACCAAGAAGGACAGGCGGCTCTGGAACACGGTGATCGCCCCGGTGCTCGGCCTGCTCGGCCTGCTCGGCGCCGCCGTGCTCATCGCCACGAACTTCCCCTTCCTCGTCGGTGACGTCGACGCGGACGGAGCCCCCGTGTTCGGCGTCGTGAGCGCGGTCCTGCTCGGCCTCGTCGTGCTCTTCCCGCTCGGCGGACTCGTGCAGGCGCTCATCCTCAAGCGCACCAACCGGGTCGCATACGACCAGATCACGGATGCCATCGGCGGGTGA
- a CDS encoding heme-degrading domain-containing protein, whose translation MTDAPQLSAEEHLLEILLEQERSIQFDSFGFADAWAVGSLLVELGLERDHPIAIAIMFGDQRVFHASLPGACADNDGWLENKFRVVRRFASSSLAVGTRFRAAGRDFDTSSRLDPRTHAAHGGAFPLRVRGALMGVVGVSGLAQQLDHDLVVEALAAHQAHHLTRG comes from the coding sequence ATGACCGACGCACCGCAACTGTCCGCAGAGGAACACCTGCTGGAGATTCTCCTCGAGCAGGAGCGCAGCATCCAGTTCGATTCCTTCGGTTTCGCGGACGCCTGGGCGGTCGGCTCCCTGCTCGTGGAGCTCGGGCTCGAACGTGACCACCCCATCGCGATCGCGATCATGTTCGGAGACCAGCGGGTGTTCCACGCGTCCCTGCCGGGAGCCTGCGCCGACAACGACGGCTGGCTCGAGAACAAGTTCCGGGTTGTCCGCAGGTTTGCGAGTTCCTCGCTCGCCGTCGGCACCCGTTTCCGCGCCGCGGGCCGCGACTTCGACACGTCATCCCGGCTCGACCCGCGCACGCATGCAGCCCACGGCGGCGCATTCCCGCTGCGCGTGCGCGGGGCGCTGATGGGCGTTGTCGGGGTGTCCGGACTCGCCCAGCAGCTCGATCACGACCTCGTCGTCGAGGCGCTCGCGGCGCACCAGGCGCACCACCTCACCCGCGGCTGA
- a CDS encoding helix-turn-helix domain-containing protein, with product MTGAAHLGARQPKAIQSALTVLEEVARCGSGVTAREISDSLGLPKATAYRLLNLLVQDEYLVRMPDLRGFALGRKVVELARLVAPAQPPEAVREVVDRLRSRIRGGIHLVRYDSDGVRVIDPDPDYPPSVSVRSARALETSAMGRLLLAERRGAESGVLGEDPELAGQLATVRTDGYAYFPSPWAPGTGCLAIPIRNREGTLVAGLCLSAPAARIGEPAEFLALLRMGARELAPLLA from the coding sequence GTGACGGGCGCCGCGCACCTCGGTGCCCGCCAGCCGAAGGCCATCCAGAGCGCCCTGACGGTGCTCGAGGAGGTGGCCCGCTGCGGGTCGGGGGTCACGGCGCGGGAGATCTCGGACAGCCTCGGGCTCCCGAAGGCGACGGCGTACCGGCTGCTCAACCTGCTGGTCCAGGACGAGTACCTCGTGCGGATGCCGGACCTGCGCGGGTTCGCCCTCGGCCGCAAGGTCGTCGAACTCGCCCGCCTGGTCGCGCCCGCCCAGCCACCGGAGGCGGTGCGCGAGGTCGTCGACCGGCTGCGGTCCCGCATCCGTGGCGGCATTCACCTCGTGCGGTACGACAGCGATGGGGTCCGGGTGATCGATCCGGACCCAGACTACCCGCCGAGCGTGTCCGTCAGGAGCGCGCGGGCGCTCGAAACGAGTGCGATGGGCCGGCTGCTGCTCGCAGAACGTCGGGGGGCAGAGTCGGGGGTGCTCGGCGAGGACCCGGAACTGGCCGGGCAGCTCGCAACGGTCCGGACCGACGGCTACGCGTACTTCCCGAGCCCATGGGCGCCGGGGACCGGCTGTCTCGCGATCCCGATCCGGAACCGGGAGGGAACGCTTGTCGCGGGGCTCTGCCTGTCGGCCCCGGCTGCACGGATCGGCGAGCCTGCCGAATTCCTCGCCCTGCTCAGGATGGGCGCACGGGAACTCGCGCCCCTGCTCGCCTGA
- a CDS encoding EAL domain-containing protein, with product MMTLEPRETSSTTVSLLLGHVRAHGGVAAVAEVLARAGVTESIDWLEDTANWVSYDTRIRLFEAATTVLDDPRTMYKVGSTVVTDGLHPVLVQLLSAFASPAAVYRQLPRFIPKFTTTSTMDSVSVRGTSASLRYRLHEGYRPSRLDCQYAQGLFAALPSMFGLNAAIVVHPECQCDGYECCVYEVTWSTRRRWWSLRSWALPTNRSLVLLREKVKEVQLAAADLVGSDDVDDVLARIVARASSAVLAPAYLLILTSDHGEPVLRFQGLDAPKAARVAARILDGDALGDRAVIVDVASSRRSYGRLAALYSLGHTTIEGDRTLLEAYAGHAAAALDLFTALDDSRREESRAAAMLVLAHELATSNGSEAVADAVALAVPAIAGCDAAAVLLWDAGPGVMHAVATAGLDTPQRDRVLASPIAAAQTPELVELLAHQRPVPLSATTASPQLAGLLAECGMTTAIIVPLLAGDVLMGVVVAGGWRSAPASGISPSTLARIEGVSHQGAIALQNARLLATVRHQSLHDPLTGLANRMLFASELDAAVSTCAEGSCTAVMFCDLDNFKQVNDVLGHGAGDELLRQIAVRLRGCLGAEATIGRLGGDEFAVLAHELPGHEQAVHLAHRVVDSLNRPFHVSGHDLRITASIGVAVHNGPGDGGERLLAAADTAMYDAKRTGRNQVALADDSNRTDPVASLQGELVEALGRAEMRLHYQPVVALASPDRVVGAEALIRWDHPRLGLLAPAAFLPLAEETGLVADLDLWVLGEALADLAALGDAAALAAAGEAPLHVAVNLASATLVDPRLIPTVRAALNRNRLRPERLVLEIVESRALIDLPGVVERLTELRRLGVSISLDDFGTGFSTLAWLNTLPVDQIKIDRTFTANLPEAASVALVEGIIALAQKLDIDVVAEGVETEDQLVALRDAGCAFAQGYLLGRPMPAFASVARALVSRG from the coding sequence ATGATGACGCTGGAGCCACGGGAGACGTCGAGCACGACAGTTTCCCTTCTCCTCGGCCATGTGCGCGCACACGGCGGAGTCGCTGCCGTTGCCGAGGTCCTCGCCCGGGCCGGGGTCACGGAGTCGATCGACTGGCTTGAGGACACAGCAAACTGGGTGAGCTACGACACCAGGATCCGGCTCTTCGAGGCAGCGACGACCGTGCTCGACGACCCGCGCACGATGTACAAGGTGGGCTCGACGGTCGTCACCGACGGGCTGCATCCGGTGCTTGTGCAGCTCCTGAGCGCCTTCGCGTCACCCGCAGCGGTGTACCGCCAATTGCCGCGGTTCATTCCCAAGTTCACGACCACATCGACAATGGACTCCGTTTCCGTGCGGGGAACGTCGGCAAGCCTTCGCTACCGGCTGCACGAGGGCTATCGTCCGTCGCGTCTCGACTGCCAGTACGCCCAGGGCCTGTTCGCCGCCCTGCCGTCCATGTTCGGGCTCAATGCCGCGATCGTGGTCCACCCGGAGTGCCAGTGCGACGGATATGAGTGTTGCGTCTACGAAGTGACGTGGTCGACCCGGCGCCGCTGGTGGTCGTTGCGGTCATGGGCCCTTCCCACCAACCGGTCCCTTGTGCTCCTGCGTGAGAAGGTCAAGGAGGTTCAGCTCGCCGCAGCAGACCTCGTCGGAAGCGACGATGTCGACGACGTTCTCGCCCGCATCGTCGCCCGTGCGTCGTCTGCAGTGCTTGCGCCGGCGTACCTGCTCATCCTGACTTCCGACCATGGCGAGCCCGTGCTTCGCTTCCAGGGGCTCGATGCCCCCAAGGCGGCCAGGGTCGCCGCGCGAATCCTCGACGGCGACGCGCTCGGCGACCGGGCGGTGATCGTGGACGTGGCTTCGAGCCGTCGCAGCTACGGACGCCTTGCCGCACTCTATTCCCTTGGCCACACCACGATAGAGGGGGACAGGACCCTGCTCGAGGCCTACGCCGGCCACGCCGCCGCGGCGCTCGACCTGTTCACGGCCCTCGACGACAGCAGGCGCGAGGAGAGCAGGGCGGCGGCCATGCTGGTGCTCGCCCATGAGCTCGCGACGAGCAATGGCAGCGAGGCCGTCGCCGACGCGGTCGCCCTCGCGGTACCCGCGATCGCCGGCTGTGATGCCGCCGCGGTGCTGCTCTGGGACGCCGGCCCCGGCGTGATGCACGCGGTCGCAACCGCCGGGCTCGATACGCCCCAGAGGGATCGGGTGCTCGCGTCGCCGATCGCCGCCGCGCAGACGCCCGAACTGGTCGAACTCCTCGCCCACCAGCGGCCGGTCCCGCTGTCGGCGACCACCGCGAGCCCGCAACTGGCCGGCCTCCTCGCGGAATGCGGAATGACCACGGCGATCATCGTGCCGCTGCTCGCCGGCGATGTGCTGATGGGCGTCGTCGTCGCCGGCGGGTGGCGTTCCGCTCCTGCCTCGGGCATCTCGCCGAGCACGCTCGCGCGGATCGAGGGCGTCAGCCATCAAGGCGCCATCGCGTTGCAGAACGCCCGGCTCCTCGCCACGGTTCGTCACCAGTCCCTGCACGACCCGCTGACCGGCCTCGCCAACCGGATGCTGTTCGCGAGTGAGCTCGATGCTGCAGTGTCGACGTGCGCGGAGGGCTCGTGCACCGCCGTGATGTTCTGTGACCTGGACAACTTCAAACAGGTCAATGACGTGCTCGGTCACGGCGCCGGCGACGAACTGCTCCGCCAGATCGCGGTTCGGCTTCGCGGGTGCCTGGGTGCCGAGGCGACCATCGGACGTCTCGGGGGCGATGAATTCGCGGTCCTCGCCCACGAACTTCCCGGTCACGAGCAGGCAGTCCACCTCGCTCATCGCGTCGTCGACAGCCTCAACCGGCCCTTCCATGTCTCCGGCCACGATCTGCGCATCACCGCGAGCATCGGGGTCGCGGTGCACAACGGCCCGGGGGATGGCGGAGAACGGCTGCTCGCCGCCGCGGACACCGCGATGTACGACGCGAAACGGACCGGCCGGAACCAGGTCGCCCTCGCGGACGACAGCAACCGGACAGACCCGGTGGCCTCGCTCCAGGGCGAGCTCGTCGAGGCACTCGGGCGGGCCGAGATGCGGTTGCACTATCAACCCGTCGTCGCGCTCGCCTCCCCTGACCGGGTCGTGGGGGCCGAAGCCCTGATCCGCTGGGACCATCCTCGCCTGGGCCTGCTGGCCCCCGCTGCCTTCCTGCCGCTCGCGGAGGAGACCGGCCTCGTCGCCGACCTGGACCTGTGGGTGCTCGGGGAGGCCCTCGCCGACCTCGCGGCCCTCGGCGACGCCGCTGCCCTCGCCGCTGCCGGGGAGGCGCCACTGCACGTCGCGGTGAACCTCGCGAGTGCCACCCTCGTCGACCCGCGGCTGATCCCGACCGTGCGCGCGGCCCTCAACCGCAACCGGCTCCGTCCGGAGCGGCTGGTCCTCGAGATCGTCGAGAGCAGGGCCCTCATCGATCTTCCTGGCGTCGTGGAACGCCTCACCGAACTGCGCCGGCTCGGCGTGAGCATTTCGCTCGACGATTTCGGGACCGGATTCTCGACCCTGGCCTGGCTCAACACCCTCCCCGTCGACCAGATCAAGATCGACAGGACCTTCACCGCGAATCTGCCGGAGGCCGCATCCGTCGCCCTGGTCGAGGGGATCATCGCGCTCGCGCAGAAACTCGACATCGACGTGGTGGCCGAAGGGGTGGAGACCGAAGACCAGCTCGTCGCGCTTCGGGACGCCGGCTGCGCTTTCGCCCAGGGCTACCTGCTCGGCCGGCCGATGCCCGCGTTCGCGTCCGTCGCGCGGGCGTTGGTCAGCCGCGGGTGA
- a CDS encoding primary-amine oxidase: protein MTITDLDTPHGHHEHGGHDHDHDQHDAGTVPSHPVGSLTAAEFETVRDVVTAGADWNATTRFAYVGLWEPHKREVLAWQDGTGPLPDRQARVMLLDMETGRSTDNIVSIPGRAVLTTSVLDGSAGQLPVLLAEFDAIAGIVAEDPRWVAALAARGTTIDEVVVVPLSAGHYDYPEEVGRRIVRVLAFRQDYPEDHPWAHPVDGLSAYVDTASRTITRLIDVGTLDIPAESGNFDDPAVQGAPLTTLKPIVISQPEGPSFTVDGEWVSWANWKFQVGFDTREGLVLRQLSFTDAGEERPVIYRASINEMLVPYGDPSPVRFWQNYFDTGEYLFGRFTNSLALGCDCVGEIKYFDAVLADELGNPFTIKNGICMHEEDVGTLWKHGDMFTGSNEVRRQRRLVISFFTTVGNYDYGFYWYLSLDGTIECEAKLTGILFTSAYPGIGEPIGETAIEGDYAYASEVAPGLGAPYHQHLFSARLDMMVDGLSNAVDEIDGVRLPMGPGNPHGNAFTKKTTRLSSEAGSGRVADASVARAWHIVNTEKTNRLGRPTGYVLQPEQSPTLMADPGSSIAKRAEFATKHLFVTQYDPAEQFAAGDFVHQNPGGDGITKYIAGDRSIDGEDIVLWHTFGPTHFPRIEDWPVMPVDYAKFTLKPYGFFGANPAMNVPANEPVSHCSHGHDGAAHEHTHH, encoded by the coding sequence ATGACCATCACCGATCTCGACACCCCGCACGGCCACCACGAACACGGCGGCCACGATCACGACCACGACCAGCACGACGCCGGGACCGTGCCGAGCCACCCGGTCGGCAGCCTCACCGCTGCAGAGTTCGAGACCGTGCGCGACGTCGTCACGGCGGGCGCCGACTGGAACGCGACCACCCGCTTCGCCTATGTCGGGCTGTGGGAACCGCACAAGCGTGAGGTCCTCGCCTGGCAGGACGGCACCGGGCCGCTTCCCGACCGGCAGGCCCGGGTGATGCTTCTCGACATGGAGACCGGCCGGTCGACGGACAACATCGTCTCCATCCCCGGTCGCGCGGTGCTCACGACGAGCGTGCTCGACGGGTCGGCCGGCCAGTTGCCCGTGCTGCTCGCCGAGTTCGACGCGATCGCCGGGATCGTCGCCGAGGACCCGCGCTGGGTCGCCGCACTCGCCGCGCGGGGCACCACGATCGACGAGGTCGTTGTCGTGCCGCTCTCTGCCGGGCACTACGACTACCCGGAAGAGGTCGGCCGCCGGATCGTCCGGGTGCTCGCGTTCCGCCAGGACTACCCGGAGGACCACCCCTGGGCGCACCCGGTCGACGGGCTCTCCGCCTACGTCGACACCGCCTCCCGCACTATCACGCGCCTCATCGACGTCGGCACCCTCGACATCCCGGCGGAGAGCGGCAACTTCGACGACCCGGCCGTGCAGGGCGCCCCGCTCACGACCCTCAAGCCGATCGTGATCTCCCAGCCGGAAGGACCGAGCTTCACGGTCGACGGCGAGTGGGTGAGCTGGGCGAACTGGAAGTTCCAGGTCGGCTTTGATACCCGCGAGGGCCTCGTGCTGCGCCAGCTCTCCTTCACGGACGCGGGGGAGGAGCGCCCGGTCATCTACCGGGCCTCGATCAACGAGATGCTCGTGCCCTACGGGGACCCGTCCCCGGTGCGGTTCTGGCAGAACTATTTCGACACCGGAGAGTACCTCTTCGGCCGGTTCACCAACTCCCTCGCGCTCGGCTGCGACTGCGTCGGCGAGATCAAGTACTTCGACGCCGTCCTCGCCGACGAACTCGGCAACCCGTTCACGATCAAGAACGGCATCTGCATGCACGAGGAGGACGTCGGAACGCTCTGGAAGCACGGCGACATGTTCACCGGCTCCAACGAGGTGCGCCGGCAGCGGCGACTCGTGATCAGTTTCTTCACCACCGTCGGCAACTACGACTACGGGTTCTACTGGTACCTGTCGCTCGACGGCACCATCGAGTGCGAGGCCAAGCTCACCGGCATCCTCTTCACATCGGCATACCCGGGGATCGGGGAGCCTATCGGAGAGACCGCGATCGAGGGAGACTACGCGTATGCCAGCGAGGTCGCTCCCGGGCTCGGCGCCCCGTACCACCAGCACCTCTTCAGCGCGCGGCTCGACATGATGGTCGACGGGCTGTCCAACGCCGTCGACGAGATCGACGGCGTGCGCTTGCCGATGGGGCCGGGCAACCCGCACGGCAACGCCTTCACCAAGAAGACGACCCGGCTCTCGAGTGAGGCGGGCTCCGGGCGGGTCGCCGACGCATCCGTCGCCAGGGCCTGGCACATCGTCAACACCGAGAAGACCAACCGGCTCGGGCGCCCGACCGGCTATGTTCTGCAGCCGGAGCAGTCTCCGACGCTGATGGCCGACCCGGGGTCTTCGATCGCGAAGCGCGCCGAGTTCGCAACGAAGCACCTCTTCGTGACCCAGTACGACCCGGCTGAGCAGTTCGCGGCCGGTGACTTCGTGCACCAGAACCCGGGCGGAGACGGCATCACGAAGTACATCGCGGGCGACAGGTCGATCGACGGCGAGGACATCGTGCTCTGGCACACCTTCGGGCCGACGCACTTCCCCCGGATCGAGGACTGGCCGGTGATGCCGGTCGACTACGCGAAGTTCACGCTCAAGCCATACGGCTTCTTCGGTGCGAACCCCGCGATGAACGTGCCGGCCAACGAACCGGTGTCGCACTGCTCGCACGGCCACGACGGCGCGGCGCACGAGCACACGCACCACTAG
- a CDS encoding three-helix bundle dimerization domain-containing protein, with amino-acid sequence MNRKEEDRAVEQIIVRLEKKFPNEPPTSIEKTVHAQQLALARNPLRDYIPVLIEHAVKDRLRRAALHLPAAA; translated from the coding sequence GTGAATCGAAAAGAGGAAGACCGCGCGGTCGAGCAGATCATTGTGCGACTGGAAAAGAAGTTTCCCAACGAACCGCCGACGAGTATTGAGAAGACCGTGCACGCGCAGCAACTCGCGCTCGCCCGGAATCCGTTGCGGGACTACATCCCCGTGTTGATCGAACACGCGGTCAAGGACCGGTTGCGCCGGGCCGCACTGCACCTGCCTGCCGCGGCCTGA
- a CDS encoding GNAT family N-acetyltransferase, whose protein sequence is MTGWRIRDFHADDLDGILRLWQEVTATKTEPVYGLAEVLASCQKDHAVVAMHGDDVIGAAVGRAAHAQGWIVFLATAQSWQSQGIGTAMLAALESKMAPHGLTKLSALMPETESRVDAFLNRGFVVKKQLSYFEREIPVQREGLKALGELGGRILPRDLWAAVGGMRAEKELLERRLVMPLAEPDLAEQYGVVPPKAVVLFGPPGTGKTTFAKAIASRLEWPFVEVFPSRLAGDPKGLAGALRETFLKISELEHAVVFIDEVEEIAAQRGGEPPSPLQGVTNELLKIIPAFRERPGRLLVCATNFIRALDSALLRHGRFDYVIPIGLPDAAARAAIWAGYVPALVAGTVDFRALVTASEGFSPADIEYAARRASQEALERALFTADDVPADAPSGPRTEDYLAAIRATRTTVSPQVAAEFLEDIERLARL, encoded by the coding sequence ATGACCGGCTGGCGGATCCGCGATTTCCACGCTGACGACCTCGATGGGATCCTCCGGCTCTGGCAGGAGGTCACCGCGACCAAGACCGAACCGGTCTACGGCCTGGCCGAAGTGCTCGCCTCCTGCCAGAAGGACCACGCCGTCGTCGCCATGCACGGCGACGACGTCATCGGGGCCGCCGTCGGCCGTGCTGCGCATGCCCAGGGCTGGATCGTGTTCCTCGCGACCGCGCAGTCCTGGCAAAGCCAGGGCATCGGCACGGCCATGCTCGCGGCACTCGAATCGAAGATGGCCCCGCACGGCCTGACAAAGCTCTCGGCGCTGATGCCGGAGACCGAGAGCCGGGTCGACGCCTTCCTCAACCGCGGCTTCGTCGTCAAGAAGCAGCTGAGCTACTTCGAGCGCGAGATCCCGGTGCAGCGCGAGGGACTGAAGGCGCTCGGCGAGCTCGGCGGGCGCATCCTGCCGCGCGACCTCTGGGCGGCCGTCGGCGGCATGCGCGCCGAGAAGGAACTCCTCGAGCGCCGGCTCGTGATGCCGCTCGCCGAACCGGACCTCGCCGAACAGTACGGGGTCGTTCCGCCCAAGGCCGTCGTGCTCTTCGGCCCTCCCGGAACGGGCAAGACCACCTTCGCCAAGGCGATCGCGTCCCGGCTCGAGTGGCCCTTCGTGGAGGTCTTCCCCTCCCGGCTGGCCGGCGACCCGAAGGGACTTGCCGGCGCGCTGCGGGAGACCTTCCTCAAGATCTCCGAACTCGAGCACGCCGTGGTTTTCATCGACGAGGTCGAGGAGATCGCGGCCCAGCGCGGCGGCGAACCGCCGTCGCCGCTTCAGGGCGTCACCAACGAGTTGCTCAAGATCATCCCGGCATTCCGTGAGCGGCCGGGGCGCCTCCTGGTCTGCGCGACCAACTTCATCCGCGCCCTCGACTCCGCACTGCTCCGGCACGGACGCTTCGACTACGTCATCCCGATCGGGCTTCCGGATGCCGCGGCGCGCGCGGCCATCTGGGCCGGCTACGTGCCGGCGCTCGTCGCCGGCACGGTCGACTTCCGGGCCCTCGTCACCGCGAGCGAGGGCTTCTCGCCCGCCGATATCGAGTACGCGGCCCGCCGCGCTTCGCAGGAGGCACTCGAACGGGCACTCTTCACCGCGGACGATGTCCCAGCGGATGCGCCGAGCGGCCCCCGGACCGAGGACTACCTCGCTGCGATCCGTGCCACCCGTACCACGGTCTCGCCGCAGGTCGCAGCCGAGTTCCTCGAGGACATCGAGCGGCTCGCCCGGCTCTGA
- a CDS encoding APC family permease, with protein sequence MTALARAINDPQPVDGIGTRSPVDGLDRRSVGFLDVLAQSVSAVAPSAAATTIPLLVAVVAGGATVWSLATAMLLAFLVATTINQFTRRIAAAGSIYTFVSRGLGTMAAFVAGVGLLVGYGFISMFALGGAGYYLTIVVGRFWPALTGSVLVASLLIVVMAALCLLVLARGIRLSTRITLLVEAVSVLIIVVLVVALLVRLWPVLDWSQLAPGAIDPANFAVGSALALTAFVGFESASTLGVEAKRPYASIPRAIVFTVLGSGLLYLLASFSQLVGFSALGRAIAASASPVNDLAAAYGIDAAGLLLDVSIATSFLACAIASTTALVRVLFSMGREGLLPSRFGRTHPRYRTPFGAALVAMTVITAVLLTTIALSGSIWQTMEVLIVGAAGGYMTAYLLVCVAAPVFLRRIGEATFWPVLFAVLAAVLLGAVLLTYLAVESGSARALGVWVFLGVMALGLAWCGLRLRRRPWLRDTIGVYDVPVTGDVLGGPGPADAAARESGRAGP encoded by the coding sequence ATGACCGCACTGGCCAGGGCCATCAACGATCCGCAGCCGGTCGACGGCATCGGAACCCGCTCGCCCGTCGACGGGCTCGACCGGCGCAGTGTGGGATTCCTCGACGTGCTCGCGCAGTCCGTGTCCGCCGTCGCCCCATCGGCCGCCGCGACCACGATCCCCCTCCTCGTCGCCGTCGTCGCCGGCGGCGCGACGGTGTGGTCGCTCGCGACCGCGATGCTGCTCGCGTTCCTTGTCGCGACGACGATCAACCAGTTCACCCGGCGCATCGCCGCGGCCGGGTCGATCTACACCTTCGTCTCCCGCGGGCTCGGCACCATGGCGGCGTTCGTCGCCGGCGTCGGCCTGCTCGTCGGCTACGGATTCATTTCGATGTTCGCGCTCGGTGGCGCCGGGTACTACCTCACGATCGTGGTCGGCAGGTTCTGGCCGGCGCTCACCGGGTCCGTCCTCGTCGCGAGCCTGCTGATCGTCGTCATGGCGGCACTGTGCCTGCTCGTGCTGGCCCGCGGCATCCGTCTCTCGACCAGGATCACCCTGCTCGTCGAGGCGGTCTCGGTGCTCATCATCGTCGTGCTCGTTGTCGCGCTGCTCGTGCGACTCTGGCCGGTGCTCGACTGGTCGCAGCTCGCACCCGGCGCAATCGACCCCGCCAACTTCGCGGTCGGGTCCGCCCTCGCCCTCACGGCCTTCGTCGGCTTCGAGAGCGCCTCGACCCTCGGCGTCGAGGCGAAACGCCCGTATGCAAGCATCCCGCGGGCGATCGTGTTCACGGTGCTCGGGTCCGGGCTGCTCTACCTGCTCGCCTCGTTCAGCCAGCTCGTCGGGTTCTCCGCCCTCGGTCGCGCGATCGCGGCGAGCGCGTCCCCGGTCAACGATCTCGCCGCCGCATACGGAATCGACGCGGCCGGCCTGCTCCTCGACGTCAGCATCGCGACCTCGTTCCTCGCCTGTGCGATCGCGTCGACGACCGCGCTCGTGCGGGTGCTCTTCTCCATGGGCCGCGAGGGCCTGCTGCCGAGCAGGTTCGGGCGCACCCACCCGCGCTATCGCACGCCGTTCGGCGCGGCACTCGTCGCGATGACGGTGATCACGGCGGTGTTGCTCACGACGATCGCGCTGTCCGGCAGCATCTGGCAGACCATGGAGGTGCTCATCGTCGGGGCCGCGGGCGGCTACATGACCGCGTACCTGCTCGTCTGCGTCGCCGCGCCCGTGTTCCTCCGGCGGATCGGCGAGGCCACCTTCTGGCCGGTGTTGTTCGCGGTGCTCGCCGCCGTGCTGCTGGGCGCCGTGCTCCTCACCTACCTCGCCGTCGAGAGCGGCTCGGCCAGGGCGCTCGGGGTCTGGGTCTTCCTCGGCGTGATGGCGCTCGGCCTCGCCTGGTGCGGCCTGCGATTGCGGAGGCGCCCCTGGCTTCGGGACACCATCGGGGTCTACGACGTGCCCGTGACAGGCGACGTCCTCGGCGGCCCGGGCCCGGCGGATGCCGCGGCGCGGGAATCGGGCCGGGCCGGGCCGTGA